One Gossypium arboreum isolate Shixiya-1 chromosome 13, ASM2569848v2, whole genome shotgun sequence genomic window, CCAGCATTCTTTAAAGGTGGATTATAGAGCATAACACCACGACAACTCTCCTTCTGTTGTACATAGGAGTATGACATATAAAGAGAAGGGAACGGTGTCTTGCCAAGAACTTGAGCCCGAATCTGATCATACTTAGTATTCAACTCAGCCAAGAAATCAAAAGCATATTCTTTTTCCACCATCTTTTGAAATTTTTCGGCATCCTTGGCACAATTCACTTGAAAATCTTGATAATAATCAAGTTCCTGCCACAACTCACTTAATTCAGCAAAATATTGAGAAATTGTTAGCTCTCCTTATTTTGTACCATGGACCTTATTACGAATCTCAAAAATTTGTGCATCATTCCCAACAAGAGAGTAGGTAAGAGCAGTAGCATTTCAAATCTTTTCCGCAATATCAAGCAACAAATAGGTTTTGGAAATATGGGGTTGCATAGAGTTGATAAGTCATGCCATAATAAGAGAGTTAGTTGAATCCCACTGACTAAAGGTTAAATCAGTGAGTTCAAATTTCGACAATTTACCAGTGAGGTACCCTTGCGAGCCACGAGCCTTGATAAACAACAAGTAGGACCTTGACCAAGCAAAGTAAGTATATCCATCAAGCTGCACAGGTCTAATTTGCAATAAGGGATTATCGGTTAGAATCACGAGTTTCTCGTCTGTAGACATAATGCTGGGAAAAAAACaactaacccccaaaaaaaaaatctgCTTGCACAATTAGAacaaaaataccaaaaaaaaaaacaccaaatATAGCCCACACAAAAAACTTAGCCAAAAACACACCACCATTTAGAGGAAAATGACCGAAAGAGAGCAGAGAGCACACGTTGGCAGCAGGTGGAATCCACGCGCGGTGCATGAAACGGAGAAACAGAAGCTTGCGATGGGGGTAGGGCCCACACGTCGGTCTTCTGGTCACCGAAGTTTGGGGTTTTGCCAGTGTGTGGATTCCAACTCCAATGGTAGGGGCGGTGAGAAGAAAAAATAAGGCTAGGGTGGAAAGAACCAAATTTGTGTTTCTAGGGTTTGTgggaaaaaaaatttaatcagaaaaaaaattctaaaaaatcggATCAAAAATCTATTACCATGATGAAATTAGAGATGAATAGTCTAATATTGAGGAAAAACACTCTCTCAAagtatatatttcttatacataTAGGATTTAACAACTAAGGATACTATTTAATATCAGCTGTAATCTCTAAGGATACTATTTAATAATATCAAATAATTAAAGATTCTCAATATAGAATAGTCAAAGATTCTCTACAGTTAACAATATCTCCTGCTTGTTAGCTTATGCTATTTACTGAAACTGTTGCAGAGTTCGGTTCTCACCTTGGAGGAATCAGCATTAGATGTTGACCAGGTTGATAACCTCATAAAATTTTGTCCTACCAAAGAGGAGATGGAACTACTGAAGGTGAAATGAATTATTattcaaataataaatttttaaaattcttcaTCATATTAACATTAGACTTGATGCTCTCCAATCATATGCCTACGGTGCAGTCAAAACATCTTATACTAGTATTATCTTTTCCATGAGTTTAATTGCATTCATAACTCCTTGTTCAGGGCTACACTGGAGACAAAGATAAGTTGGGAAAATGTGAACAGGTATGTAGGATTTGATGACCTCCGTCGTGAATTATTCAATCGAGCTATGATATTTAATGACAAACTACATAACCACCATGGTTCAGCTTCCATAGCAGCTCATTGCTGAGAATGAAAGTTTTACTTACTATCTTCTTTTCGCTAATTAGCTACACTCTCGTATCAATATGTTTCATGGACCTCTGAAACAGTTCTTCTTGGAGCTAATGAAAGTCCCGAGAGTGGAATCCAAGCTCAGGGTATTCTCTTTTAAGATTCAGTTTCGCTCCCAGGTTTGATCCTGAATCAGTATCCAAATTGAAGAGTTGCTAAATGTTATTTGCTTATCATTGTTATTTATCTGGACTTGAAACTATCCTTTAGGTTTCTGACCTTAGGCACAGCCTCAACATTGTAAACTCTACAGCAGAGGAGGCAAGTTATACATTATTTTTGCCTGCATTCATTTTTTACGGAACACCTTTCGCTATCCGAAGATTGATATTGCATTAATGTCGGAACTTCTTTTATCAGATCAGAAATTCTGTCAAATTGAAGAGAATAATGCAGACAATTCTTTCATTAGGAAATGCTTTGAATCAAGGAACCGCAAGGGGTGAGTTAACTATGATTTGGCTGGTAATGGAACAATGCTAATGCACtatcatacattcatatcatCAAATATTATCCAATGTCTGTGCGATTGCTTTAGGTTCTGCTATCGGATTTAAGTTGGACAGCCTTCTTAAACTAACAGATACACGTGCACGGAACAACAAGATGACTCTCATGCATTACCTTTGTAAGGTAGGATTTCTTGTGACCGTAACAAAACCTGTTCTTTCTCGACTTTAAAGCCTATATGAAACTTGCAGTGATTTTAAAGTATGTATTTGATTTTAATCTGGTAACTAGATGTAAAAAGTCTTAACATATTGAGTTGGTCATAATAATTCTGAATAATAAATCGTAGGTGCTTGCTGATAAGCTTCCAGTTGTACTTGATTTTTCGAAAGATGTTTCGAGTTTAGAACCAGCAGCAAAGGTATGTTACTCGTTCTTAATgcaaatagttttaaaatattcAAGTTATAGATAGCATCTTGTCTCTAACATGCGGATTTCCTTTAGATACAACTGAAATTTTTGGCAGAGGAAATGCAAGCCATAAGCAAAGGATTGGAGAAAGTTGTTCAGGAACTGTCGAGTTCCGAAAATGATGGACCTGTGTCGGATAGCTTTCGTGAGgtattttaagaatataaaacACCTACAtgtacatacacatatacatatttctTTTTGATTGTCCTTTTGTTTTTCAGAAATTGAAAGAGTTCCTTTGTTTTGCCGAAGCCGAAGTGAGATCCCTGGCTTCATTATATTCCGGGGTGGTATGTCTCTTGCTTTGTTGCAAACAATGGCATTCTTACAAGTTACAACCATTCACCATATTAAACCGTCCTTACCTGGGTTCTATATCGACAGGGTAGAAATGTGGATGCATTGATTCTTTATTTCGGAGAAGATCCAGCTCGATGTTCCTTCGAACAAGGTATTTGATCGAAAAAGTAAAAACCTTCAACTTTTGTATCTCTCTTTGTTCACTAGCTTATGAGGCTTGGAATGTGCTTTCTTTGTGATATTGTAGTTACTTCAACTCTACTAAATTTTGTGAGGATGTTTAACAAAGCTCACGATGAGAACTGCAAGCAGCTCGAACAAGAAATGAAAAAATCGGCGGAAAACGATAAGTCGAAGATGCAGGATGAATCGAAAAACATATTACAAACTTCTATCAAAAGCAACAATGTTAAATGATTCAAACATCAGCAAAAACTGCCTTCTTTTCCCGAGAGACGGCAGGGGCAACCGAACGATGACGGTGTAGGAATTCTTGTCGAGAACCGATACATCATCAAGTGAAATGTAAATATCAAAGTGCTGCATTTCACCACAAACTCGATGCTTCTCAAAGGCAAGCCTTATACTAACTCATACCGATCCATTTTTCCGCCATTTCCCGAGTTTTGTTTACCTTAATACTAATCACTGACTTTGGTCTTTTTATCATTTTCTTTTTGTTGTTGAAGCAGAGATGGGGAGTTAAAGTTAAACTACTCAGCTACTATAGATCAACTTGTAAACTAATCCACTCAAAGAACTAGTAAGTAGTTTTTCAAGAAAGATTCTGGGGATTGTGAATCTCATTTTTCGTTTCCCTCatcaaaaaaattttgtttattATTCTATTCTTTTTAATTTGATTTCTTATGAACTTAACAAATAATTGTAGAAACTCTATATGATTATTATCTGCCATATTTACTGATGGGGCTCTTATAAATAGCTGTATGTACAAGTGGGTTGAAACTTGTGCATTAACATATATTCAGCATTGCTTATTTTCTGGGGAAAAAAAACGTATAACTTTCTCGGAAATTTTCAGCTAATACCGATGGTGTTAGACTTTGGGATTTTCATGAAACACGTTGTAAAAAAAGAATTATTACACCCAAACACGTTACAAATTTAGATTGGATGAAACCGGTGTCGGTGGAAAAataagagtaaaaaaaaaaacctttaaatTTGTACATATATATGAAGGCAGTAGGCAGCTGTTTGCATGAAATGTCTGTCGTGACATGCTTTTTAAAATAGAAAGACACCTTTCAATTTATCAGCTTTTTTCATGTACGTACTGGATTCCGGCACTCGCCCCTTACGCCAGACTTTTCTCTATGtgtaagctttttttttttttttttaaacctgGATTTTGAGAAATTATGTACGATTTAGTATCTGTAATTTAATagggtaattttatattttataattttaaattttgaaatttcaattttatgtgattaaattttgttttttaattattGTAGTCATGGGGCtgaaaaaatttttatttattttaaattaataaaaataaaattatattttaaccctaaaatgataaaatttaatttaatcatttaaaatacaGATTGTTCAAAtgatgaaattgtatttttacaatcataaaattaaaatttaatttcaaccccaataaaaaaaatttacctttgaCCCTAGTAgtaaatatattatcatatgtaTAGTATAATgttaatttgttattaatttgctatatttacttaatattaacaaaagatagtcatattattttaattaataaatttaactgtTATCACTTAAATtagaattgaaatttaaaattttgaatagtgtagagaataaaatatcaaattaagCCAATTGAATGGTGCAGTTAGTATCGCAACAACTAAAAAATGAGTTCGAGTGCATTTAAATACGTTATTGCTCAAATTGAGGAGGTGGTATAGGAAGAAGTaggtattttataaaaaaaataataataataaaattaaaatatattaactaaATTTAGAACTTACACATAATATAAGGGTTAAACGAGAATTCCTCCAACGAGAATTCCTCCAAAAAGgagtaaattgaaaaagttttgaaAGTTGAAGGTACAGAGATAAAAAAGAATCAGGTCAAAGTAATTAAAGAGTAAAAAGAATCAGGTCAAAGTAATTAAAGATTTAAAGCTAAGagtataaattttatgatttgtTTTTTACTTGGTTCAGATCCAAAGCAAATTCGCAGAAGAAACCATCATTCATTTCCAGAACAATTCAGCAAGGACAATCTCTCAATTTGCATGTAAAAATAACCCCCTTTTTAATATCCAAAAAAATCCTTAAAAGTAGCCCCAAATCATATAACCCCAGTAACCCCACCATGTCATCCTGTTTTTGTTTCTCAATAGCTTTGTAATTGTGAAGAAAATGGTCCGTCCCACCATCCTCCAATCCTTCAAATTCAAGCCTTATCAACAGTTAACATCAATGTCCTAGTAGTACTCAATTATCCATAAAGCCGAAAAGGTAATAAATTggaaagaaaaaggatggatttGAGTTACAGAAGACTAGGTGTTAAAAGCAGTGTTGTTGCAGCTGGGTCGGTGTGGGAAACTAGAATGAAGAGCGATGAATTCAGAGGTGGAATCAAGGTTTTCAATGgagaagatgaagatgaagaagaagaaaacatcAATGGTGATGATGGTGATAAAAGATTGAAGAAAGGACAAAGTGTCGGTGGTAGCAAGAGAAAGACTTGGAAAAATGAAAGCTTTGATGGGTTCAAGAAGAACCCAATTAAGGTAGTAGCTAAAGGAAGATCCATGGAACATTGTAAAGATTTGAGCTTGGCTGTTGTTGATAATGGGATTAAGAAGAAGAGTCCAGTTCAGGTCAAGAAAGGAAGATCTGATGGAAATGAGAGAAACCCAATTCTTACGAGGAAGCAAAGATCTCAAGTTCATAAAAGGACTGCAAAAACAGATTCAAATGGAAATGAAGATTTGGGTTTGGATTCCATTGAAGAAAATGAGAAGAATCCAGTTGAAACAGACAAGGTTGAATCTGAGACTGAAGAGAACAATGAAGAGCATGGTGTTTGCCAAGTCAAAACCATTTCAAGCTCTGCTGATAATGGAGATACAGTCAAATCATCACCTGAACCATtacttgatgatgatgatgctcaTAGTGATGGTGATGGTGCTGAAGATGATGAAGAACAGATAGAGGAAGAGAATGGAATTGAAGTTGAAAATGAAAAGAAGAGCTTTGATATTAAGGAAATGAATGTACAAGAGGACAAGAAGCTTCCCAAAATTGATACTCAAGTGAAGAAATCACCAGAAGAAAAGCCTAACAAAGCTATCAATGAAATGAAGAAGGTACATGAGGATAAAGGTAGCAATGTTGTTAATCAAGTGAAGAAATTTAGTCAATTCCATAACAAAACTGCAACTTTTTCTTCAACTATGAACAAACAGCCTCCACCAGTTGTAAAGCTTGCTACTTCAATTCCCACAAAATCTAAACCTTGTAAGTAACATGTTTCTATTTAATGCTCTTACATGACAACTTGAGATTAAAGATTGTTGTGTTCTGGTTTTGTTTCTGTTTCAGCCTCAAATGATGATCACCATTACCACAAATTCCCACAAACACAGAACAAATTGCAGAATATAGGTAAGTCAAGAAAATCAAAGAATTTTTCATAATATCAACTTGTTGAATTCTTGTTTTTACTTTTGTTAAAATCTTTCAGTTGATTTAGTAATGTGGAGAGACATACCAAAATCGGCATTGATCTTCGGAATAGGAACATTCATCATAATCTCATCCTCTTACACACAAGATCTCAACATCAGGTAATTGTCAATGAAAACACATGTTTCAATCTGTTCGTTAATCGTTACTAAAAACCTTGTTTGATCAATGCTGTTTTGCAGCTTTATTTCTGTAATTTCCTATATGGGACTTGTTTACCTTTCAGCCATTTTCCTTTACAGATCAATCATCtgcaggtaaaaaaaaaaaaaagcctctGCAGTCATCAAAAACACTCAATTTTGAACTAATTTTTTTCACCCTGAATTCATTTTATACAACAATGACAGGGGAGTTGTGGAAATAGATGAATCAAACTGTGTGGTTGGAGAAGAAGAAGCAATTTGGTTACTTAAATTGGTTCTTCCTTACTTGAATGAGTTCTTATTAAAGCTGAGGGCACTTTTTTCTGGTGATCCTTCAACAACAATGAAGGtaaattttccttctttttttgctACCATTCTTTATATTGAGGAACAAGATGGAAACATAACAGAAGTTGACCATCAATTGGAACAATTTGCAGATGGCAGTGCTGCTGTTTGTTTTGGCCAGGTGTGGCAGCTCTATTACCATCTGGAAAATGGCTAAACTGGGTGAGGTTTTTTTTAAACACCCTCAAACTCTGATAAAATTTTTTTTACTGAGGGTGAAAATCTTGCTGTCATTTTACAATATTAACTGTGAGTCTTGGTTGTGTGCTTAAAACTCAGGTTTCTTTGGCGTTTTCATTGTTCCAAAACTCTGCACTTCTTATTCTCACCAACTAACTGCATACGGTAAATCCCTCTTATCtctattgatatatatattaattacaaaaGGAGGACAGAATTTTAACAGCAACGCAATTAGCGCAACTCGAACTCAGAAAATACCTTAGGCGATGTTACCATTGGGGTTCATCTCTATTGATATATTTTAAGCTAAAAGAATAAAAACATTTTAAGGGCGATAGTTTTCAAAAGAGTAGGAAGTTTCTTTTACAGGGTGAATAATTTTATAAGAATTTAAAATTGATCCATATCGGTTCCAGAGTCAATCAGTTCAAAGTTTTTTTCTAACCGAAATCTTAGTCGATTCACAATTCAACTAATCTAATTAATCGATTCAATCCGAATCAAATAACATtgtttacaaaaataaattttaatttaattagtaacGTTATTTCGAGCACATTTAAATACGtagaaattatataaaaaaattacttgagaagttgataataaattttctcatcaaattgctaaaattatttgttgaaattgaaataaaatcataatttatTGTGCTATATAGCTTTATCACTTTGGTTTGAAGCTAGTGGCCATCATTATTATGGGCTCATTACCTTTTTCATTAAAGTTTGAAAAAAGAACCCTTTTCTTCTAATACATTTATAACCCTCAACTTTTTCGGTTCACCATGAAAGCTTTAGGTAAAACTATCATATCATGCTTGTAGTATTAAATTTGGAGATTCCCTTAGTCACAATCAATTTTACAATTAAAAGCTATATCTTTTTCAGTCCCTCTCAATTTTGATATTGATCAAATTGATCTCTTCAAATAAACAACAATTTAACCCTCTATGCTTAAGTATTCTATTAATCtacttttgatttttttaaattatccaataaatatatataatagattatatataaatttggagggttaaatttgtaattatatcaataaaaattctaaaattaagaTTGTAAAAAGGATTGAATAActcttaaataagaggataatgcactTTTATGTATTTGAACCTACACTTTTTACACTAGTAATAATATCGATGCTAATTGAGTTAATACTCAATCTCGAcaatttaatgtttatatttctattattaattatttatgtattttttaatTGTTACAACATTgtctaatttttaaaaatctaCGTGGAACATGAAGGAAAATTTTGGATTGGACGGTTTCGAGATGCATGGGAATCATGCACGCATAAAAAGGCCGTGGCAATGGTCCTCTTCACCCTGGTTTGGAACCTATGTTCTACTGTTGCTCGCATTTGGGCCGGTAAGAACAAAAAGTAGCTCTACTTTTCATTGCTATTTGTTGTAAATCGATGggttcgttttttttttttttaacaagttATTTGTTCTTGGTGTGAAACTGTGTAGCATTCATGCTATTTGTGGCACTTCGATACTATCAGCAAAAAATGACGGATGAATGGATGGAGAGGGAAGAAGGTCTATGTGGAAGTGGATCATCCGTTGAAATTTAAGACAAAGACATCATCGGCTTAACACATCTAAAGTAGAACCACTTAAAAGTTAAGAAAGGATTCTGACTCTGCCTGCCTGCCTGTCTGCCTGCCTGCCTGCCTAGCCCCATAAACCTTATAAGCTTCTTCCATGCATCACGTGTTGGTGCTCTGTAATATTTGTagaaaaacataaatatttttctatggtaatatattttatttaattttttggcTGTAAATATGCATGTTTGGTTTATGTGGCTAACAACATCCCCTTATAAGATCgattgagttttagctcgatTGGCATGGGTAATATTGTCAATGTAGGATGACGTAAGCTCGAGTGCGTtgaaatatattattttcctatttataAGTTGGGGAGGAGCTTTGAGTAGTTCTGGATATTGTATCAAAAAAAATCCCTTGCAAGATtaacaaaatttgaaatttagtccttatatttaaAAAAGTtgctttttttatttgaaaatcaaAGTCCAATTATTAAAATCTTAAGTATTTAATCAAAATTTGTCAATTTAGAATTTTGATTAGATTATCTCATATGATGTGGCATATGATTGAAAAAAAAGTATGcatattaaattgataaattttgataGAAACTATCAACGACAATAATGATTGGACTagattttttaaattgaaaatgtaAGAAGATTAATTTTTTATCTTCTAAATTTCATggactaaatctcaaattttgtcAAAGCACATGGACTAACAACAAATTTTGACCTAAAAaattttttggtacaaatttataAAAGAGCAATTAAAACTTAgcaaaaatatacaaattatacAATTTGAACCTAAAACATCGAGCAGCATGAATcgttaattttatcatttcaaccAAAGTCTCATTGATATGTTATATAAACTCGGTTAAAGGAAGTATTGAATGTTAGAAaatttggacatcacatatataataaggataattacatgttattatttactattatgataggttagcccaaattaaaagtgatttaatttgggtcaaatatgtgtaaatactcttctaatcaaattctaattaatgatgggctaattagaatttgattataactaatattttaaggttataaatattagggttatggtcttgaattatacacaagatattttttctaatatctcatcattaggaaagagagagcatatattctctgaatttcttgtgtgctaatttggaagatcaaatctccAAGATCTAGAAAGTTTCAAGGAATCCATAGATTCAGGTACgtttccgcatctagttttgttcttgatttattcttgatgatttgacatgacagatactagtttattaagttatattatagatttattttataaattctaacaAGTGACATTTCGAGCCTCGTCATATCGAATCATTGGGAATTGATTCAGGTTCTTCATTTGAATAAttgattcatgaaatttcatgagTTTTATATTTCGGATATATAT contains:
- the LOC108464599 gene encoding uncharacterized protein LOC108464599 gives rise to the protein MRLSTWSTSNADSSKKHKFGSFHPSLIFSSHRPYHWSWNPHTGKTPNFGDQKTDVWALPPSQASVSPFHAPRVDSTCCQRVLSALFRSFSSKWWTSRQGKRLAMVDCVMAYIF
- the LOC108464568 gene encoding reticulon-like protein B21 isoform X1, whose protein sequence is MDLSYRRLGVKSSVVAAGSVWETRMKSDEFRGGIKVFNGEDEDEEEENINGDDGDKRLKKGQSVGGSKRKTWKNESFDGFKKNPIKVVAKGRSMEHCKDLSLAVVDNGIKKKSPVQVKKGRSDGNERNPILTRKQRSQVHKRTAKTDSNGNEDLGLDSIEENEKNPVETDKVESETEENNEEHGVCQVKTISSSADNGDTVKSSPEPLLDDDDAHSDGDGAEDDEEQIEEENGIEVENEKKSFDIKEMNVQEDKKLPKIDTQVKKSPEEKPNKAINEMKKVHEDKGSNVVNQVKKFSQFHNKTATFSSTMNKQPPPVVKLATSIPTKSKPSSNDDHHYHKFPQTQNKLQNIVDLVMWRDIPKSALIFGIGTFIIISSSYTQDLNISFISVISYMGLVYLSAIFLYRSIICRGVVEIDESNCVVGEEEAIWLLKLVLPYLNEFLLKLRALFSGDPSTTMKMAVLLFVLARCGSSITIWKMAKLGFFGVFIVPKLCTSYSHQLTAYGKFWIGRFRDAWESCTHKKAVAMVLFTLVWNLCSTVARIWAAFMLFVALRYYQQKMTDEWMEREEGLCGSGSSVEI
- the LOC108464568 gene encoding reticulon-like protein B21 isoform X2, with the translated sequence MDLSYRRLGVKSSVVAAGSVWETRMKSDEFRGGIKVFNGEDEDEEEENINGDDGDKRLKKGQSVGGSKRKTWKNESFDGFKKNPIKVVAKGRSMEHCKDLSLAVVDNGIKKKSPVQVKKGRSDGNERNPILTRKQRSQVHKRTAKTDSNGNEDLGLDSIEENEKNPVETDKVESETEENNEEHGVCQVKTISSSADNGDTVKSSPEPLLDDDDAHSDGDGAEDDEEQIEEENGIEVENEKKSFDIKEMNVQEDKKLPKIDTQVKKSPEEKPNKAINEMKKVHEDKGSNVVNQVKKFSQFHNKTATFSSTMNKQPPPVVKLATSIPTKSKPSSNDDHHYHKFPQTQNKLQNIVMWRDIPKSALIFGIGTFIIISSSYTQDLNISFISVISYMGLVYLSAIFLYRSIICRGVVEIDESNCVVGEEEAIWLLKLVLPYLNEFLLKLRALFSGDPSTTMKMAVLLFVLARCGSSITIWKMAKLGFFGVFIVPKLCTSYSHQLTAYGKFWIGRFRDAWESCTHKKAVAMVLFTLVWNLCSTVARIWAAFMLFVALRYYQQKMTDEWMEREEGLCGSGSSVEI